ACTACTGAGAATTGCTTCCTCCTctcaatgttgttgttcagttgctaagtcttgtcctacactttgcaaccccatgactgcagcacaccaggcttccctgtccttcaatatctgcttgaatttgcttaaactcatgtccactgagtcgatgatgccatccaaccatctcatcccctgttccccattctcctcctgccctccctcaatctttcccagtatcagggtcttttctaaagattCGGCTCTTCCCACAAGgaagccaaaggattggagcttcagctccagcataagtccttccattGACTATtctgggctgatttcctttaggattgactgtttttatctccttgctgtcctttggactcttaagagtcttctccagcaccacagtttgaaagcatcaattcttcagcgtcagccttctttatggtaccaCTCTCACATTCGTACCTGACTACATGTCTCTCTGAGATCCATACAACTCCATTGGAGTGAAACCTAGAGATATCTGCCTATTTATTGAGTCAGAATGCAATGTAAAATCACTGCTTAAAAAGCTTATATGGTCCAATCAATGCTGGCAAGTGGAACTTCACTACCACTGCAGTCTCCTATACTCAGAGCACTGCCCTCGCTACATGTCTTTGGGTTCTGGGACTGGCAAGGGTTGCCACATCAGCCTTACTTCCTTTCTTTGGCTGGTTGTCTCCCACCCACATTAAGCCCCTCATTGTCAAGCCTAAGGGAGCCCTATGTGGTAGTTTAATGTCCCCCTAACAATTTTCCCCACAGTGCAAATCACAGTTGGTTATTCAATGTCTAATTATGTTGTTTCCCGTTTCTGATTTCCTCACTGTTCAGAAAGCTGCCCCTGGATCCCCCAGAGCCAAGCAAGTAATAATTGTTAAAATCCAATTTGagtattaaaaaatggaaaccattGTCCCCCAAACTTTAGTTTTGTTGCTGTCAGACCCCATATTTGTGATCGGAGAAGATGAATGGGGAAGTAACTATCCACTCCTCATTGCAGATTCATGTATTGGGAAACTGGAAAATGGAGACTTGAACTCCCAAAGGGGAATCAAGATGGCGGAGTCGTAGGATGTGGAACTAACCTCATCCTACAGATACATAAAAAATGCATTTGCAAACAGGGGCTTGAACTCCCGGACTCAGTGGAGAATGGTAGGCTTGGGGAAAATGGGAACACACTATCAGACAGAAGGGCATCATGCAGGAGAGAAGGGCTAGCCAGGTAAATGACGTGTGAGGACCCCAGTTGGGAGCTTGGGGGAAGACAGGATGGGTCCTATTACCTGCTGGTTGAGGACGCAGTGGACCAGGAAGATGTAGACTCCCTGCAGGACGTTGGTGATGGTGAAAGCGTAGGCAACGATGGATCTGATGGGTTCCTTTATCAGTTCAGCGAGAAAGAAGCCAAGGCACCAGGAACAGCCCAAGAGGAAGAGCTGAGCAATGGCTTTAAACATCAGCATCCTGTTAACACCAAGAAGGACAGTCACCAACTCACCACCTTCTCTCTTGAGTAGTATGTTTTCCTGTCTTCAGACCCCATCTGCCTTCCTCTCCAACTGTAGTactttagtccctaagttgtgtttgactctttgcgaccccatgaactgtagcctgccaggcttctctgtccatggaattattcagAATTAAACAAGAATACTGTAGGTGTCcataggtttccatttccttctccaggggatgttcccaacccagggatcaagcctaagtctcctgcattggcaggcagattctttaccactgagccacctgggacgcctGTTCTAATTACTTGTGAACTTTTCTCAAGCCAGGATGGTTTGGAGTAACTGTGGTTGTGAGTGCAATATTTGGAAGTAATGGCTATCATTTCCATTGTAAAAACTCTAATAGATGAGCATGAGTTTATTCCATgggtgttttcctctattatgaatatttataattGGAATGAtattttgtggtggtggtggttagccgctaagtcgcgtccaactcttgtgacccagtggactgtagtccgccaggctcctgtgtccatgggatttcacaggcaagaatactgaagtgggttgccatttcctcctcaaggaaaGGTATTTTACcattatgtttttttaatgtggcaaaaacacataacacaaaatttactACAACTACATTTGAacacacatttcaaaagcattaaacACACTCACATTGTTGCACTGCTAGAACAACACTATCCTTCTACTGAGCTTTTTTTCACCCTGAAGAATTGAAACTCTGTAtccaaaaaacaataaatacCCATTCCTTCCTACCCTCACCCTTGGGCAACATCAATTCTACTTTCTGGTTGTATGAATCTGCTCATTAATTTCAAGGGTtcaaatatatatgattttaaggGTGATTCTCATTTGACAGTGGTTCCTAACATGGTAGGCAACTCTTTACAGATGActgtttaggggcttcccaggtgcctcagtacgtaaacaatctgcctgccaatgcaggtgacatgggtttgattgttgcatcagaaagattccctggtggaggaaatagcaacccactccagtattcttgtctgggaaatcccatggatagaggagcctggtgggctactgtccatgaggttgcaaagtgttgggcaCCActtagtaactgagcatgcatgcatgcttgaaAAAGCAATCCTTTAGGACTACAACCTATGCAAAGCCCATTAAACTGTCTAAACCCATTTTACCTTGTGTTTTGTATCTTGGACACATCTTTATTGAGGGAAGAAAGTCGGTCTCTCAAAATCCACAGGGTTATTGAATAAAAGATTAAgtttatctgaaagaaaaaaaaagatactaactGTGGACCAacatacagtcttttttttttttttttatgatggccattcacCCGTGTGAGGTGAACtactctttgtagttttgatctgcatttctctgatagttcatgatgttgagcatcttttcatgtgtctcttggccatctgtgtgtcttctttggagaaatgtctacataggtcttctgcccattttttgattgggtgtgTTTCTTCTCATATTGAGttttcatgagctgtttgtaaattttagagATTCATTCCTTGTAAGTTGCTttgtttgccattattttctcccattctgagggttgtcgtTTCATCTCTTTATGGTTTTCCCTGACATGTGTACTGCCGTGTGTGAAGATACCATGTGTAGAGAGctacagatagctagtgggaacctgctgtagaGTGCAGGGAGCTTAGCtgggtgttctgtgatgacctagaggggtgagatgggggtgggtgggaagaagggccatgagagaggggatatatgtgatggctcagaaagtaaagaatctgcctgtagtgcgggaaaccagggttcgatccctgggtcaggaaggtcccttggagaagggagtgccaacccactccagtaatcttgcccggagaattccatggacagaagagcctagtgggctatggcccatggagtcgcaaagagttggacatggctgagtgactaacatgctaCATGCTGTAGCTAATGCACTTTGTTGTGCAACACTGCAAGGCAACTATTccctaagaaaaaaatagagtcaAACTAGAAAGCACTGAAGATCATGGGAAAAGGTATGAGATTTTATAGTTAGAATATGTTGaaacttggggacttccctggcggtccagtggttaagactccatgcgtccaatacaggggatgcaggttccatccctggtcaggaactaggatcccacatgcctcatagcacagccaaatagttaaaaaaaagagaatatattgAAATTCCTTTGGAGCAGACTGGGGATGCTTGTACAATACCACCAAGGAGCTCCTGAAAGGCCACAAAAGAACATGCGTGGGTGGTCAGGTGGCACAAACGCAGTGCAATGTGGTGTCTCCACCAACACCTTTCCTTGCACACACGGGCCATGGACAGGTATTTTCCAGGCTCATTTCAGATAGTCTGGGGCATGTGGCTGAGTTCTAGCGGCTGAGATGTTGGTCGCAGTGATATATGCCTGAATCCTACAGTCTTCAACTCTTCCCCTCCAGCAACAACCAAGGAGGTCACATGTCAAAATAATAGAATCATAAAAGAAaagctgaggacttccctggtgccacaGGGGCTAacgatctgcctgccaatgcaggagatacgagttcaatccctggtctgggaagatcccacatgccttggagcaactaactTCATGTGCCAGAACTAGTGAGTCCATGTGCTGCGACTTCTGAAGCcctcatgcctagagcctgtgctccacgacaagagaagccacctccatGAGAAACGTGAGCACCCaagaaagagtagcccccactcaccacgactagagaaagcctgcacaaagcaacgaagacccagcacagtcatagaaaaagtaaagctGAATCTCACATGGGGAGCCTCTTGATCCACACTGGACTTTGCAAAAGTAGCACACAAAAACGTATTTGCTCTGCCAAGCCACTGAGATGTGGGGACTTCTTTGTCACTGTACCACACTGTAGCCTAAACTGACTAATCATCAGACTATATCCTGAGTTGAACCAACTGAAGAAGATTTAAGAACACTTGGTGAAATCACTTCCAAATCACATAATTTTATCATAGTCACAATTATATTTTTACACATccacttatttgtttattcaacaaatatatattaagtatgtATGGCATGCTAGATATTAGAGATACAAGGATGATTTCTTCTCTATTCATCAGCATTTAAATatgctcaaaaatttttttcctttttttagatttttatttttatcattaaaaattttatttattttaattggaggctaattactttacaatattgtggtggtttttaccatacatcgacatgaatcagccatggtgcATATGTGTCCCCCCCATCCTGAAGACCCCTCCTagctccctccccacaccatccctctgagttgttccagagcaccggctttgagtgccctgcctcatgcatcacacttgcactggtcatctgttttatatgtggtactatacatatttcaatgctattctctcaaatgatcccacccttgccttctcccacatagtccaaacgtctgttctttacatctgtgtctcttttgttgtcttgttGTAGGGTTgtcgttactatctttctaaattccatatatatgtgttaatatactgtattggtgcttttctttctgacttacttcactctgtataataggctccagtttcatccacttgttagaactgactcaaatgtattctttttttatagctgagtaatattccattgtgtatatgtaccacaacttccttatccatttgtctgctgatggatatctaggttgcttccgagcaattgtaaacagtgctgcaatgaacattggggtacatgtgtctctttcgactctggtttccttggtgtgtatgcccagcagtgggattgctgagttgtatggcagttctatttccagttttttttaaggaacctctacactgttctccacagtggctgtactagtttgaattcccaccaacagtttaagagggtttccttttctccacaccctctccagtgtttattgtttgtagactttttgatggcaaaAATAtgctcaaaaattttaaataaagacatatGCTCAAACATCTActattaaaaggaaacaaatgaatgTTAAAATAGTACTTAGAttgccctcctacactgttggtaggaatgtaaattggtaaaaccGGGATGGAGatcagtatggagattctttaaaaaagtaaaactagaactactatatgattcagcagtcccactcctgagcatgtaCCCAGAGAAAGCCATACTTTGAGAAGATACATgttccccaatgttcactgcagctctatttATAGTAtgcaagacacggaagcaacctaaatgtccatcagcagaggcatggataaagaagatgtggtacatatatacaatggaatattattcagtcataaaaagaatgaaataatgccatttgcagcaacatggttgcaactagagattatcatactaagtgaagttaagtcagagaaagacaaatatcatatgctcctgcttatatgtgaaatctaaaaacaacATACAAATGAATTTAAGTACAAAAGAGAAGTAGACCGACAAACataaaacaaactatggttaccaaaggggaagtggggagaaggataaattaggaggttggaatTAATGTATACACATTACTGTATATGAACAGGTAGacaacaatgacctactgtatagcatagggaactatattcaattctTTGatataacctataatgaaaaagaatctgaaaaaatatatattcttttatatatatgagacttttatatatatatatatatatatataagtatccatatatatatacttttccagattcttttccattatatatatatatatatatatatatatatatagctgaatctcttcactgtacacctgaaactaacacaacattgtaaatcagctgtactgcaataaaaaataaaaaatagtaccTCTTTTGATCTTCAAATTAAGTTGAATactacataccacacacacatactctatACACACATGGCACCTGAGGCAGACACATGCACACTACAAACCTACCAAGATGACGGCTGATACAGGTCCTAAGAAACTCAAGATAAACCCTTTCTCTGTGTTGATccagcaactgaaaaacaaaaagcaacagtGGCAGCATTTTGAAAGGTAATGGAATACAATACATGATCTGCAATAGAGAATATTTATATAGgactttttgggcttcccagtggctcactggtaaagaatccatcttctatgcaaggaaatgcaggagatgtgggtc
The nucleotide sequence above comes from Bos indicus isolate NIAB-ARS_2022 breed Sahiwal x Tharparkar chromosome 7, NIAB-ARS_B.indTharparkar_mat_pri_1.0, whole genome shotgun sequence. Encoded proteins:
- the LOC109561207 gene encoding putative adhesion G protein-coupled receptor E4P → MFLEGVHLFLTVRNLRVANYTSAGRFKKRFMYPVGYGVPAVIVAVSAAINPQGYGTTKHCWINTEKGFILSFLGPVSAVILINLIFYSITLWILRDRLSSLNKDVSKIQNTRMLMFKAIAQLFLLGCSWCLGFFLAELIKEPIRSIVAYAFTITNVLQGVYIFLVHCVLNQQVIGPILSSPKLPTGVLTRHLPG